A window of Mycobacterium bourgelatii genomic DNA:
GCATCTTGCCCGAGCCTCTAGGCCATTCCAGTTCGAAGGTGTTGCTGCGCGCCGCGGTGATGTCCAGGTCGCTGTGCACCGCGTAGGCGGTGACCACTTTGCCGCCGGGTTGTTTCGCCGACGCCAGGTCGATGCGCGGTCCGTCGGGTACCGGCATGCCTAGCTCCTCGGCGAACTCCCGCTGGGCGGCCAACCAGGGATCCTCGCCCTCGTCGTACTCGCCCTTCGGAATTGACCAGGCGCCGTCGTCCTTTCGGGCCCAGAAGGGACCACCCGGATGCGCAACGAGGACCTCGACGACGCCGTCACGCTCCCGGAACAGCAGCACACCCGCGCTGAGTTTGGGCACGCTGGTCGTCAGACCCCGACGGCCTGTTCCAGATCCTTCAGCGAGGTCTCAAGATGCCCGAGCAGCCGCTGCAGGTGTGGCACGCTGCGCCGGCATCCGACCAGCCCGAAGTCCAGGTTGCCCGCGTTGTTGACCAGCGTGATGTTCAACGCCTGCCCCTCCGGGATGTTGGACAGCGGGTAGCTGCCGTCGAGCCGGGCACCGCCGTAATACAGCGGCTCGCTCACCCCGGGCACGTTGGAGATGACGATGTTGAATGGCGGCGGCACCGCGGAGAGGAAGCCCGGCACGCCTGCCAGCGTCAGCGGCGCCATGTTGAGCGCCGACAAAGCCAGGACCTGATATTGCGGCAGTTCCGCGAGCACCTTCTTGTTGCGACGCATGGACTCGCCGATGACCTCGATCCGCTTCGCCGGGTCCTCGAGGTTCGTGGCCAGGTTGCACAGGATGCTGCCCACCTTGTTGCCGCCGCGGTCGGCGTCCGCTTCCGAACGCAGACTCACCGGCACCATCGCCACCAGCGGCGCATTCGGCAACGCGTCTTGCTCGATGAGGTAGTAGCGCAGCGCACCGGCGCACATTGCCAACACCGCGTCGTTGACCGACACGCCCGCCGCCTGCTTGACGGCCTTGATCCGATCCAGCGACCAGGACTGGGCGGCACATCGACGAGCACCCCCGACCTTGCGGTTCAACATGGTGTGCGGCGCTGCGAAGGGCAGCGTCAGTTGCTGCTCGAGCAGGGCGGCACGGGCCAGCTTCAAGGTCGACGGGGCGATCCCGGCGAGTCCTTTGACGGTTCCCGTCAGCGCGCTCAACGCGCTCGACGCACTTGGGCCGCCTGAGCCGTCGGACGCCGACTTCGGCGGGCGTGGCAGGTTCCACATCGCTTTGACCTGGGTGTCGTTCGGGTCGGTCGACATCGTGCGTTGCATCAGCTTCACCGCCGACACACCGTCGATCAAGGCGTGGTGCATCTTGGTGTACAGGGCGAATCGCCCGTCGGCCAGCCCCTCCACCACGTGCAGTTCCCACAGCGGCCGGTGCCGGTCGAGCAGGCTGGTGTGCAGCCTCGAGGTCAGTTCGAGCAGATCGCGCACGCGTCCCGGCGCGGGTAGCGCCGAACGACGGACGTGGTAGTCCATGTCGACTTCGTCGTCGTAGGCCCAAGCGACCCGCGCGATTCCACCCCCGATCGTGGCGGGGTGCTTGCGGAAGGTGGGCTGGAATTCGTCGTTCGCAACTAGCGCTTCGTAGAAGTCGCGGACGAACTCTCGGCCGGCCCCTTCCGGCGGCTCGAACAGCGACAAGCCGCCCACGTGCATGGGATGCTCCCGCGATTCGGTGAACAGAAACATCGAGTCGGTGGGCATCATCAGTTCCATGCAGCTATTCCTACCGGACCCCGCCGACGGCGAGAAGACACAAATAGCCCTGACATTGCCCTGAAGCAAGAGCATTTTGTCTGTTCGCCGTAGGGTCGGAACATGTCCGTGGTGCGGGGAACGGGGATCTGGAGTTACCCGGGCCTGGTCACCGAGCTGGGCGGTGACCCGTCCGCCTTACTGCGCGCGGCGGGCGTCCGCGAACAGGACGTCGGCAACTACGACGCGTTCATACCTCTCCACGCCGCGATACGAGCGGTCGAGTCGGCCGCGCAGGTAACCGACACACCGGATTTCGGCCGCCGGTTGGCCGAGCGGCAAGGGATCGAGATCCTGGGCCCGGTCGGGGTGGCGGCGCGAACTGCTGCGACGGTCGCCGATGCGATGGCGATATTCAACACCTTCATGGCGGCCTACAGTCCGGCGATCTCGATTCGGATCACCCCCCTGCCCGACCCGGCCCAGTCCTTCATCGCGATCGAGTTCCTGCTCGACCGGGCCGCCACCAGCCCCCAGACGCTGGAACTGGCGCTCGGCGTCTCACTCAGGGTGATCCACCTGCTCATGGGGACCACGTATGCGCCCATCTCGGTGCACCTGCCGCACGACCCTCTCACGTCGCCGTCGGATTACACCCGGTACTTCGGCTGCACACCGCACTTCGCCCAGCGCACGAGCGGATTCACGGTGCGGACGGCTGACCTCGCCCGCACGCTCAACCGTGACGACCTCGCCCACCGTGCGGTCGTGGACTACCTCAGCAGCATCACCCCGCTGGGCGCCGGAATCGTGGAATCGGCGCGAGCCATCGTTCGGCAGCTGTTGCCCACCGGCGCGGCGACCCTCGACGTGGTCGCCGAGCAGTTTCATCTGCATCCGAAAACGTTGCAGCGCAGACTTGCTCACGAACACACCACGTTCGCGGCTCTGGTCGACGAGGTCCGCAAGGATGCCGCCGATCGCTACCTGCGGACCACCAGAATCAGCCTGTCACACCTGGCCCGCGAACTCGGCTACGCCGAGCAGAGCGTTTTGACCCGGTCCAGCAAGAGATGGTTCGGCGTGGGCCCGGCGTCCTACCGCGCCATGACCCGCGGGGCTACGGGTCAGAGGCCGACCGCCCGCTCCAGTTCCTTCAGCGACGTGTCCAGGTGACTGAGCAGGCGCTGCAGATGCGGGATGCTGCGCCGGCAACCAACCAGCCCGAAGTCGAGACTGTCGACGGTGCTGGTGAGGGTGATGTTGAGCGCTTGTCCGTTGAGCGCCAATGACATCGGGTAGTTGCCCACCATCCGGGCACCCTTGAGGTAGAGCGGCGCACGCGAGCCGGGCACATTGGAGATGCACACGTTGAACGGCGGCGGGGTCGCCGTGGCCAATCCGGGCAAGGTGTTGAGCGCAGCCGGGCTGAGCATCGTCAGCGACAGCGCCATCGCCTGGGCCCGGGGCAGCTGCGACATCACCTTCTTGTTGTTGTACATCGACGCGTGGATGGATTCGAGCCGATCGGCCGGGTCGTAGCGGTCGGTTGCCAGATTGCACAGCACCGCACCAATCCTGTTGCCGCCGACGGCATCCCCGTCGTTGCGCAGATTGACCGGAACCATGGCCACCAACGGGGCATCCGGCAGGGCTTCGTTTTCTTCCAGGTATGCGCGCAGCGCACCCGCACACATGGCCAGCACCACATCGTTGAGGCTCACCCCGGCCACGTCCTTGATCGCCTTGACGCGGTCGAGTTCCCAGGACTGCGCCGCGCAGCGGCGGGCTCCCCCGACCGAGACGTTCAGCATGGTGCGCGGCGCGCCGAACGGCAGCGTCAGCTGCT
This region includes:
- a CDS encoding WS/DGAT/MGAT family O-acyltransferase, giving the protein MELMMPTDSMFLFTESREHPMHVGGLSLFEPPEGAGREFVRDFYEALVANDEFQPTFRKHPATIGGGIARVAWAYDDEVDMDYHVRRSALPAPGRVRDLLELTSRLHTSLLDRHRPLWELHVVEGLADGRFALYTKMHHALIDGVSAVKLMQRTMSTDPNDTQVKAMWNLPRPPKSASDGSGGPSASSALSALTGTVKGLAGIAPSTLKLARAALLEQQLTLPFAAPHTMLNRKVGGARRCAAQSWSLDRIKAVKQAAGVSVNDAVLAMCAGALRYYLIEQDALPNAPLVAMVPVSLRSEADADRGGNKVGSILCNLATNLEDPAKRIEVIGESMRRNKKVLAELPQYQVLALSALNMAPLTLAGVPGFLSAVPPPFNIVISNVPGVSEPLYYGGARLDGSYPLSNIPEGQALNITLVNNAGNLDFGLVGCRRSVPHLQRLLGHLETSLKDLEQAVGV
- a CDS encoding NUDIX domain-containing protein, encoding MPKLSAGVLLFRERDGVVEVLVAHPGGPFWARKDDGAWSIPKGEYDEGEDPWLAAQREFAEELGMPVPDGPRIDLASAKQPGGKVVTAYAVHSDLDITAARSNTFELEWPRGSGKMREFPEVDRVGWFPVARARTKLLKGQRVFLDRLMAHPTVAELSEG
- a CDS encoding WS/DGAT/MGAT family O-acyltransferase, whose translation is MSPVDSLFLAAESREHPLHVGSLQLFTPPSGAGRGFVREIHQAMLKSTELAPLFRKRPMGVHGAFSNFSWTLDHDVDLDYHVRRSALPTPGRVRELLELTSRLHSNLLDRHRPLWETHLIEGLKDGRFAIYSKIHHALVDGVSGLSLMRQSMSTDPDADEFRAAWAPAPQRASRDRNRSNPLQQLGGILGSVAGLAPSTARLARAALLEQQLTLPFGAPRTMLNVSVGGARRCAAQSWELDRVKAIKDVAGVSLNDVVLAMCAGALRAYLEENEALPDAPLVAMVPVNLRNDGDAVGGNRIGAVLCNLATDRYDPADRLESIHASMYNNKKVMSQLPRAQAMALSLTMLSPAALNTLPGLATATPPPFNVCISNVPGSRAPLYLKGARMVGNYPMSLALNGQALNITLTSTVDSLDFGLVGCRRSIPHLQRLLSHLDTSLKELERAVGL
- a CDS encoding AraC family transcriptional regulator, with protein sequence MSVVRGTGIWSYPGLVTELGGDPSALLRAAGVREQDVGNYDAFIPLHAAIRAVESAAQVTDTPDFGRRLAERQGIEILGPVGVAARTAATVADAMAIFNTFMAAYSPAISIRITPLPDPAQSFIAIEFLLDRAATSPQTLELALGVSLRVIHLLMGTTYAPISVHLPHDPLTSPSDYTRYFGCTPHFAQRTSGFTVRTADLARTLNRDDLAHRAVVDYLSSITPLGAGIVESARAIVRQLLPTGAATLDVVAEQFHLHPKTLQRRLAHEHTTFAALVDEVRKDAADRYLRTTRISLSHLARELGYAEQSVLTRSSKRWFGVGPASYRAMTRGATGQRPTARSSSFSDVSR